ACATCGTCGCTATACCCGCCCGGTTGTAAAACAACCTCTAAGGACGTTTGCTGTACAAATTTTTCCTACGCAGGAACATCAGCAGACACCAACACGAACACACTTAAACCGGGAAACTTTTGGCGAGCACTTCGCGAAGATAAGGCGTCACGGAGGGTAGCGCGTGCACAGATGTCAACATATATACAGCAGGGCGTCTATGTACACAACACTCATTGCACAACACATCCTGTACTAGCAACCGGCCTTGCCGTCCTGCTGCGCGGCCGCCAtggcagccgcagcagcagcggcCATCGAGTCTCTGCGACGCTGTTCGAGTCCGTTCACAATGTTCTCGATGCTCCTCAGGTCGTTCGAGGTTGACCGCGACGATAAGAGCGAAGGCGAGGCGCGTTTCCTGGACGCTGACGTAGCAGCGGCGAGCGAGACGCCGGAGCCGAATCCGCCGGTGGTGCTTCTACACGAGGAGCCCTCCGAGGACGAGTTGCAGCCGCCGTCGTCAGAGTTTACTGGCGTACCGGGTTTGCTAGAGCACGAAGCAGCGGCGGAGGACGCCATTCCGCAGTCCGGTATCAGGGGAGGAGGAGTCGTCGACGAAGGCGGCGTCGGGTGCCGCTGGTGTTGCCTCGGGAAGGCCTCGTGAGGCGACCGCAGATCCGGCGGCGGCGGGGAGCCTTCCTCGTCGAAGAAGCCACCGGCGCCAGGTCGGAACCGGAAGGGAGAGTGCTGAGACGCCGTCGCCGACACGGGACTACCCGGTAACGTGTAGGGCGAGAAGCGGTGCTGCTTTAGCCTGGCGGCAACCTCGGAGTAGCCCGCCGGGTTGAGCAGCGGGTGGTTGGCCGCCATGAGGAAGGAGAGCGCAGCAGGAGTGGTCGCCACACCGGGAGGAGATGTCGGCAGACCTGCGGCGGCGGCCGCCGCGGCTGCCGCAGCGGCGGCGGCACCGGGGAAGAACAGCTGCGGCAACGTCAGGCCCGGCGGGTACAGAGACGGCGGGTAGAAGTACGGCAGCAAAGGCGACGGCTGCGGGAGACCGGAGACCGCTGCGCTCGAAGACAGCTTGCCGCCTCGGTCGTGAAGGTCGATCGAGCCGGTGCTGCTGAGAGGAGAGCGCCCGTCGAGCCGGTCGTCGCGCCGGTCATCTGCGGTGGCATGTGCAGGAATGCGATTGAGACGACGAAAACGAAAGAACCATTCGCCCGAAATGTTTCATAATGAACGTATGCTTGAGTATTGTGTCGAATTGGCACATCACCAGCCACAGTTTCCCATTTCGCCTTCCTGTAGTTTGTATCCCTGTTTTCCAAGCCCTGGGGTACGGATCCTGTCAAGCCTGATCTACAGCGTTTTTGTCTGTACCCACCAAGCTCCAGTGAGTGTCTTTGAAGCTAGAAATatatcctgattgattgattgttttgttgattgattgattagtgtcCTACAACGGCATCAATGAAAGTccgaaaaaagaaacactgcaaTTCAGCTGTTTTGATGTGCTATATATGAACGGTACATGAGCAGCTATACCTACACAATGGAGTGAAATCGGTGTTAGAGTGCTTGAGCTGAACTGCGACATTGGGTTCACCACTTATAAAAGCTGACAAAGCTGTGCTTACCATTGTAAAATTGCTCAGTATGATCTTCATCAACCGGGGCCCCATGAAAATACTCAAATAGTGTTCACGTGTATGTGATATATCTCTAAACTACCCTGAGCAGGTAGATCCACTACTGATATACAACAGACAAGACTAAATACGGCAGTTTCATGCTGCAGAATTTTCCTGTCGACTTCCAACTAAGCCACACCTGCAGTTGCAAGTCGCAAACTTGCCTGACGCCTACGTTAGCGCAAGCCGCAAACAAATGCGTAGCGTAAGCATGAACCTTAACCTACCGCTGTCGCGACCGGGGCTGGCACCGAGCACGCCATCCGGCCTGAGGTCCGACGCCTCGCCGACGTCCAACTTGTCGTCGTCGTCGCTCGAGTCTTCCTGACCGGACACCAGCGTCGTGTGGTGGTGGTTGCTGGCCGACAGGCGGCTTCCCACAGACGAGCCCTGGGAGTGCAGGGAAGAGGGCGCCTGCTGCAGAAGCATCACCTGTCTCCTGCGACAAAGGGAGGGCGAACCCAACCATAGGCTTCCTATAGCAACTGGCCATGGTCCAAAACAACGATTGACGGCATTGCATTGTTCATAACAGAATAATTTCTAAGCCTTCAAGCACCTTGATTATGATGCCATATTAAACAGCCTTTGAATATCTTGATGTTCTTGCCTTTTGTAGAGTACTGTTAGTGGCACCGTGCGTTACCCCCTCtctccctctccctctctctctttatctctctccctttctctcttctttcattTTAAATTCTGAACTTCCCTTATTTCGTACTACACTGACTCATGTTTTAATTAATTTAACTTGCCTCAGAACAATGCGAGCAGACAGTAAAAGGAAGTGGTTTATCCTGAAAAAAGAATGATTCTCTACTTCGCAAGAGGAGTCGGAAGTTTCTGATGTTCTTAATTTGAtccgggccccgccgcggtggtctagtggctaaggtactcggctgctgatccgcaggtcgcgggttcaaatcccggctgcggcggctgcatttccgatggaggcggaaatgtcgaggcccgtgtgctcagatttgggtgcacgttaaagaaccccaggtggtcaaaatttccggagccctccactacggcgtctctcctaatcatatggtgcttttgggacgttaaaccccacaaatcaatcaatcattaatttGATCCGAGGAAATGAATCAATTCGCAGGCCGGTCGATCTATATAGTATATACCGGGGCGCACATATAATAACCCGCCGAGCCACGTGTGTGCCATCTATATTATATGAAGCATTCAGCATCAcgttgtttttctttaaaaatgcGTGCATTGCTCTCCCGAATAATAAAGATATATAAATTGGGGCTAGCAGACTAATAGTGATCCCATCCCATCTCGCAACAGTTGTGAGTAAAACTTCATTAGACGAAATATATACACGAGATTTATACGTGGACTCAGATTTATAATAATTACACATTCTTCCTACTCTGATATATGGCAAATTTTGACATTTCATTCAGTGAAACTATGATGACTATACCTATAAGTGAAGTTTATGTAACATGTGTGGACACCTCCCTTGAATTCGACATTAGACTGAAAGGGAATCGTGGCGAGGGTAATTTTCGAAAGCGGCATACATCTCTGATAGCAAAGTTCCTTGAAACTTCATGTACACTCTGTTATGGTATGATCTTTATATTGTTTTAAATCGGAGACAAACGCAGTAGCGCCGAGGCATCGCCTATCTTCGTTCACTCCGTGCCAACCTACTTATAACGGAACCTACGAGATAGCGAGATACGCCTACGAGATATGCCTATAGCGCGCACAAGCACGACCGAGCAACGACATTAACAAAATTAATTATTGTTAGAGCACTCGCTTTTTGACTTCGTCTAACACGCATGCATTTGGGGAAGTAAGCGGGCACTCGGaaacatagaaagaaagaaagaaagaaagaaagaaagaaagaaagaaagaaagaaagaaagaaagagatgcaTTCGTCA
The sequence above is drawn from the Rhipicephalus microplus isolate Deutch F79 chromosome 3, USDA_Rmic, whole genome shotgun sequence genome and encodes:
- the LOC119159868 gene encoding uncharacterized protein LOC119159868 isoform X2 — protein: MRSSPAEAAAAAAAMAFQPFLRPTPPDFSVHSLLSGAAGAQASPYFAAAAAAGFPAAALFPKLHPGPGPPSLSAEELLAAAAAHRGGALLRPPPGLEPEDDGVQDDPKVTLEAKELWERFHAFGTEMVITKSGRRMFPAYKVRVSGLDKKSKYILLMDIVAADDCRYKFHNSRWMIAGKADPEMPKRMYIHPDSPSTGEQWMQKVVSFHKLKLTNNISDKHGFTILNSMHKYQPRFHLVRANDILKLPYSTFRTYVFKETEFIAVTAYQNEKITQLKIDNNPFAKGFRDTGAGKREKKQVMLLQQAPSSLHSQGSSVGSRLSASNHHHTTLVSGQEDSSDDDDKLDVGEASDLRPDGVLGASPGRDSDDRRDDRLDGRSPLSSTGSIDLHDRGGKLSSSAAVSGLPQPSPLLPYFYPPSLYPPGLTLPQLFFPGAAAAAAAAAAAAAGLPTSPPGVATTPAALSFLMAANHPLLNPAGYSEVAARLKQHRFSPYTLPGSPVSATASQHSPFRFRPGAGGFFDEEGSPPPPDLRSPHEAFPRQHQRHPTPPSSTTPPPLIPDCGMASSAAASCSSKPGTPVNSDDGGCNSSSEGSSCRSTTGGFGSGVSLAAATSASRKRASPSLLSSRSTSNDLRSIENIVNGLEQRRRDSMAAAAAAAMAAAQQDGKAGC
- the LOC119159868 gene encoding uncharacterized protein LOC119159868 isoform X1 — encoded protein: MRSSPAEAAAAAAAMAFQPFLRPTPPDFSVHSLLSGAAGAQASPYFAAAAAAGFPAAALFPKLHPGPGPPSLSAEELLAAAAAHRGGALLRPPPGLEPEDDGVQDDPKVTLEAKELWERFHAFGTEMVITKSGRRMFPAYKVRVSGLDKKSKYILLMDIVAADDCRYKFHNSRWMIAGKADPEMPKRMYIHPDSPSTGEQWMQKVVSFHKLKLTNNISDKHGFTILNSMHKYQPRFHLVRANDILKLPYSTFRTYVFKETEFIAVTAYQNEKITQLKIDNNPFAKGFRDTGAGKREKKRQVMLLQQAPSSLHSQGSSVGSRLSASNHHHTTLVSGQEDSSDDDDKLDVGEASDLRPDGVLGASPGRDSDDRRDDRLDGRSPLSSTGSIDLHDRGGKLSSSAAVSGLPQPSPLLPYFYPPSLYPPGLTLPQLFFPGAAAAAAAAAAAAAGLPTSPPGVATTPAALSFLMAANHPLLNPAGYSEVAARLKQHRFSPYTLPGSPVSATASQHSPFRFRPGAGGFFDEEGSPPPPDLRSPHEAFPRQHQRHPTPPSSTTPPPLIPDCGMASSAAASCSSKPGTPVNSDDGGCNSSSEGSSCRSTTGGFGSGVSLAAATSASRKRASPSLLSSRSTSNDLRSIENIVNGLEQRRRDSMAAAAAAAMAAAQQDGKAGC